The Pelagicoccus albus genome includes the window AGGCCCATGTCTTCGACCAAGCGTTTGTGAGCCGCTCGCATGTTCTTGCCGGAGTAACCGGCTGAACCGCCGAATGCGAAGGTTAGGAATTTCTTTTGGTGGCTCGCCTGGCGTTTCATGTCCACGCCCTCGAAAAAGTGCTTGATGCGTTCGTCTGCCAGTACCTTTTGGTAGAAGAGGTCAACGGCAGCGTCCACTGCGGCTTCTCCTCCGATTCGATCAAATAGAGTAGGTTTTTCTTCGGTGTCCATTTGTATTTAAACTTTGGATGTTGATGTCTTGAGCTTAGTCGAGAGGGATACGTATCACTACGCCGCCCATTACATCGCCTAGCTTGAAATCGGTCTTGGGAGAGTCCTTGTGTTCATTATGGCAATCGACGCAGGCTGCCGCGACTCCAGTATCTGCATACACGCCAGTGAAGTAGTTGACGCCTCCCAGTGTTTCTTCCGCGTAGTAGTTCTCTCCTGGATTATCGATTACGAATTGGAGGCCTGCCTTTTCAGCTTCGGTCTTAGGAGCGTTCTGCTTGTTGATCGGCCAGATGGATTGCAGGGAGTAGCTGAAACCGGCGTCGGCTTCCTTGGCTACCATCTCGGCTCCCATACGGAACATTTGAGCTGGAAGGGGAAGGGCCTTGTCATCTGCCCAGTGTTCCGAGGCCGCGATGACCTTGTCTTGCTTTACCAGTCGGTTTACGACGTTGCGAGTATACACAGTGCGGTCAGACTTCATCACGAGGTGTAGGCCGTCTGCCATCTTTTGTGGAGAAATCCCTCCAGTTGCAGCGTCAGCGGAGCCAGCGCAGCCGGAAAGGATGAGGGTACTTGGTACAGTCGCGCAGGCTAGCAGCGCGACATAGGCGAGCGTTTTTTTGTTCATTTCGGATTAGGTAGGTGTGTTGTCGTTGCCCCGAAATTAGCAGCGCCGGTGCCAAAAGAGTATTTAGAATACTTATTTGGGCTATCAGTTGTCTTTTTTTGAGAAGACCTTAAAAAACTGAAATTTTGATTATAATTACTCGCCTTTAATGAAAATTATTAATGGCAATGCGTTTCCTGATTTCTAGAAGCTGTTGCATTTTCGCGAGCCTTAGTTGCCAGCGTAAATTAGAGCGCTCACCCAATTCCGAAGGCTTCTCTGATCCGGCTCTTGCCT containing:
- a CDS encoding group I truncated hemoglobin, coding for MDTEEKPTLFDRIGGEAAVDAAVDLFYQKVLADERIKHFFEGVDMKRQASHQKKFLTFAFGGSAGYSGKNMRAAHKRLVEDMGLNESHFQAVMENLGATLQELGVPDDLIGEAAAIAHSTKDDVLNK
- a CDS encoding Tll0287-like domain-containing protein, which gives rise to MNKKTLAYVALLACATVPSTLILSGCAGSADAATGGISPQKMADGLHLVMKSDRTVYTRNVVNRLVKQDKVIAASEHWADDKALPLPAQMFRMGAEMVAKEADAGFSYSLQSIWPINKQNAPKTEAEKAGLQFVIDNPGENYYAEETLGGVNYFTGVYADTGVAAACVDCHNEHKDSPKTDFKLGDVMGGVVIRIPLD